From Microcystis aeruginosa NIES-2549, a single genomic window includes:
- a CDS encoding CHAT domain-containing tetratricopeptide repeat protein — MNEARIEAYLALIQALLQCENGQEPALLEANAELVDAGLVAVMKQYAGFLEQQGDSNEGRWLLNMAQQLEQFLEPPRDNQDPYGSFLQTLLQTVEESDGNRQVIYPLLDNNLHLLDENLVNLLRAWGNNTKEQASPEETYQLAAILYYLADAFREFPKGNPRINLAIAVYGYEFCVANLERAIAAYNEATTTYRQPGLERDLAQTLNNLGIAYCTQADLGQEPVANLERAIAAYNEATTIRRQPGLERDLATTLNNLGIAYGTQAQLGQEPVANLEQAIAAFTEATTISRQPGLERDLAQTLNNLGNAYGVQAQLGQEPVANLERAIATYTEATTIRRQLGLERDLAQTLTNLGIAYRTQAQLGKEPVANLERAIAAHTEAATIRRQLGLERDLARTLNNLGNAYSTQAELGKDPVANLARAIAAYTEATTIRRQPGLERDLAQTLHNLGNAYVTQAELGKEPVVNLERAMAALKEAATIRRQPGLERDLAETLNNLGNAYVTQAELGKEPVVNLERAMAALKEAATIRREMGLERDLAQTLANLGNAYCVQAQLGKEPVANLERAIAAYTEATTIFRQPGLERDLAGTLTNLGVAYYTQAQLGQEPVANLERAIAALTEATTIRRQPGLERDLAGTLTNLGNAYRTQAELGKEPVANLERAIANYREALSFLNPALLPADTLRTGRSLGNLGFQQGWWNIAIEGYSAAVEAVEQSRAWATSEVLRQEIVRESIGVYENLIQAAVNQGDLSLALRTVERSRSKRLADLIAVGDLYADGRVPPEIQAWYQQVKDSRQIQSQLRQNPLDQPGFTQKPQLYPIGNTRASFATEQLQAAEAAERQAWDALYRFDAITAQLQQPQPQPRLDELTALLPSPQTALLSFYTTATHTHIFVLRRPSRDGGEGVNCHTIPNPPESANDLQNWLIDNWVNPYIAINQAKTPQSRQQRRDEWHQAMATRLQELATRLQFDTLIQQHLQGITELILIPHLFLHQIPFDLLPTAQGQLLGDRFRLQFVPSTKILGLCQERSQPTPDTLGIVENTTEDLPYTPLECEWVAQTWNVPRQRRLQGRTVTPDSYLQLLKQVQALLSSHHATSRPDDPLNSHLVLDGEQKVTLRDLLSPLWRFPELSEVFLSCCETGLSFAGFRDEEGNLRPELLDEPLSLGTGFLLGGARAVISSHWAVTDRATALFSREYHRARRAGEERLTALHQARQALRETCQKDWRDSLTVDYQQAYQTWRQMRQTNDPNVNTAGANYQKIGELIKWLDEFAPDAVPFQDYRYWGAFYCLGLP, encoded by the coding sequence ATGAACGAAGCAAGAATAGAAGCTTACTTAGCCCTAATCCAAGCGCTCCTCCAGTGCGAAAATGGTCAGGAACCAGCGCTATTAGAGGCTAACGCGGAATTAGTTGATGCAGGCTTAGTCGCTGTGATGAAGCAGTATGCAGGCTTCTTAGAACAGCAAGGAGACAGCAATGAAGGGAGATGGTTGCTGAATATGGCGCAACAGTTAGAGCAATTTTTAGAACCGCCCAGAGACAACCAAGACCCCTACGGCAGTTTTTTACAAACCCTACTGCAAACTGTCGAGGAAAGTGACGGAAACCGCCAAGTAATTTATCCCCTGCTCGACAATAACCTCCATCTCTTAGATGAAAACTTAGTTAACCTCCTCCGTGCTTGGGGAAATAATACCAAGGAACAAGCCAGTCCAGAGGAAACTTACCAACTAGCGGCAATACTCTATTACCTTGCTGATGCTTTTCGTGAATTTCCTAAAGGTAATCCACGCATTAACCTAGCCATTGCCGTCTATGGATACGAATTTTGCGTGGCCAACCTAGAACGGGCAATCGCCGCCTACAACGAAGCCACCACAACTTACCGCCAACCGGGATTAGAAAGGGATTTAGCCCAAACCCTCAATAATCTGGGCATAGCCTACTGCACCCAAGCCGATCTGGGTCAAGAGCCAGTGGCCAACCTAGAACGGGCGATCGCCGCCTACAACGAAGCCACCACCATCCGCCGCCAACCGGGATTAGAAAGGGATTTAGCCACAACCCTCAATAATCTGGGCATAGCCTACGGCACCCAAGCCCAACTGGGTCAAGAGCCGGTGGCCAACCTAGAACAGGCAATCGCCGCCTTCACCGAAGCCACCACCATCAGCCGCCAACCGGGATTAGAAAGGGATTTAGCCCAAACCCTCAATAATCTGGGCAATGCCTACGGCGTCCAAGCCCAACTGGGGCAAGAGCCGGTGGCTAACCTAGAACGGGCAATCGCCACCTACACGGAAGCCACCACCATCCGCCGCCAACTGGGATTAGAAAGGGATTTAGCCCAAACCCTCACTAATCTGGGCATAGCCTACCGCACCCAAGCCCAACTAGGGAAAGAGCCGGTAGCCAACCTAGAACGGGCGATCGCCGCCCACACCGAAGCCGCCACCATCCGCCGCCAACTGGGATTAGAAAGGGATTTAGCCCGAACCCTCAATAATTTGGGCAATGCCTACAGCACTCAAGCCGAACTGGGGAAAGATCCAGTGGCTAACCTAGCACGGGCGATCGCCGCCTATACCGAAGCCACCACTATCCGCCGCCAACCGGGATTAGAAAGGGATTTAGCCCAAACTCTCCATAATCTGGGCAATGCCTACGTCACCCAAGCCGAACTGGGGAAAGAGCCGGTGGTCAACCTAGAACGGGCGATGGCCGCCCTCAAGGAAGCCGCCACCATCCGCCGCCAACCCGGATTAGAAAGGGATTTAGCCGAAACCCTCAATAATCTGGGCAATGCCTACGTCACCCAAGCCGAACTGGGGAAAGAGCCGGTGGTCAACCTAGAACGGGCGATGGCCGCCCTCAAGGAAGCCGCCACCATCCGCCGTGAAATGGGATTAGAAAGGGATTTAGCCCAAACCCTCGCTAATCTGGGCAATGCCTACTGCGTCCAAGCCCAACTAGGGAAAGAGCCAGTGGCCAACCTAGAACGGGCGATCGCCGCCTATACCGAAGCCACCACCATCTTCCGCCAACCCGGATTAGAAAGGGATTTAGCCGGAACCCTCACTAATCTGGGCGTAGCCTACTACACCCAAGCCCAACTGGGTCAAGAGCCGGTAGCCAACCTAGAACGGGCGATCGCTGCCCTCACCGAAGCCACCACCATCCGCCGCCAACCCGGATTAGAAAGGGATTTAGCCGGAACCCTCACTAATCTGGGCAATGCCTACCGCACCCAAGCCGAACTGGGGAAAGAGCCGGTAGCCAACCTAGAACGGGCGATCGCCAATTATCGAGAAGCACTTTCCTTTCTCAACCCCGCTCTCTTACCGGCTGACACCCTGAGAACTGGGCGCAGCTTAGGCAATCTCGGTTTCCAGCAGGGTTGGTGGAACATCGCCATCGAAGGCTACAGCGCCGCCGTGGAAGCCGTTGAACAAAGCCGCGCCTGGGCAACCAGTGAAGTCCTTCGCCAAGAGATTGTCCGCGAGTCTATCGGCGTTTATGAAAACCTAATCCAAGCCGCCGTTAACCAAGGCGATCTCTCCCTGGCGTTGCGAACCGTCGAACGTTCCCGCTCCAAACGCCTCGCCGACCTGATCGCTGTGGGCGACCTCTACGCCGATGGGCGCGTTCCCCCAGAGATCCAAGCCTGGTATCAGCAGGTTAAGGATAGCCGTCAGATCCAATCCCAACTCCGTCAAAACCCCCTCGACCAGCCCGGATTCACCCAGAAACCCCAACTCTACCCCATCGGTAACACCCGCGCCAGCTTTGCCACGGAACAACTCCAGGCCGCCGAAGCCGCCGAACGTCAAGCCTGGGACGCTCTCTACCGCTTTGATGCCATCACCGCCCAACTTCAGCAACCCCAACCCCAACCCCGACTCGATGAGCTAACGGCGCTGCTTCCATCCCCCCAGACTGCCCTCCTCAGCTTCTACACCACCGCCACCCATACCCACATCTTTGTCCTGCGTCGCCCCTCCCGGGATGGCGGGGAAGGGGTCAACTGCCACACTATTCCCAATCCCCCGGAGTCCGCCAACGACCTGCAAAACTGGCTGATCGACAACTGGGTTAACCCCTACATTGCGATTAATCAAGCAAAGACCCCCCAATCCCGCCAGCAGCGTCGGGATGAGTGGCACCAAGCTATGGCCACTCGTCTGCAAGAACTGGCAACCCGCCTGCAATTCGACACCCTCATCCAACAGCACCTCCAGGGCATCACTGAGTTAATTCTGATTCCCCACCTGTTCCTGCACCAAATTCCCTTCGACCTTCTACCCACCGCCCAAGGTCAACTACTGGGCGATCGCTTTCGCCTTCAGTTTGTCCCCAGTACGAAAATTCTCGGACTGTGCCAAGAGCGATCGCAACCCACTCCCGACACCCTGGGGATTGTGGAAAACACCACAGAGGATTTGCCCTATACTCCCCTAGAGTGTGAGTGGGTCGCCCAAACCTGGAATGTGCCTCGCCAACGGCGGCTACAGGGGCGCACTGTCACCCCCGACTCTTATCTGCAATTGCTGAAACAAGTGCAGGCGTTGCTCTCCAGCCACCACGCCACCAGCCGCCCCGATGATCCCCTCAACTCCCACCTCGTCCTAGACGGGGAGCAAAAAGTCACCCTCCGGGATTTACTTAGTCCCCTGTGGCGTTTTCCCGAATTGTCGGAAGTGTTTCTCTCCTGTTGTGAAACCGGTCTCAGTTTTGCCGGTTTCCGAGATGAAGAGGGAAACCTGCGACCGGAATTACTGGACGAACCCCTCAGCTTAGGTACAGGCTTTCTGTTGGGGGGCGCTCGTGCTGTGATTAGTAGTCATTGGGCGGTGACTGATCGAGCTACGGCGCTGTTTTCCCGGGAGTACCATCGCGCCAGGCGGGCCGGAGAGGAACGTTTAACGGCTCTACATCAGGCTCGTCAAGCGCTGCGGGAGACTTGCCAAAAAGACTGGCGGGACAGTTTGACAGTCGATTATCAGCAGGCTTATCAGACTTGGCGACAAATGCGCCAAACTAACGATCCCAACGTCAATACTGCTGGGGCTAATTATCAGAAAATCGGCGAATTGATCAAGTGGCTTGACGAATTTGCTCCCGATGCAGTGCCTTTTCAGGATTATCGTTACTGGGGGGCGTTCTATTGTCTGGGACTTCCTTAA
- a CDS encoding type II toxin-antitoxin system VapC family toxin, whose protein sequence is MTNYPPKIITDSSILFAYYSSQDNYHRAVVNFFEQCSSDLITTVACITEVMYLLSHNYRTQNEFLSDLSHQLYQCIPLLPQDFARIIQLNEQYADLPGDFADLSLITISERLNISAIITLDSDFDIYRRYRKEPFERIYL, encoded by the coding sequence ATGACAAATTATCCCCCCAAAATTATTACAGATAGCAGTATTTTATTCGCCTATTACAGTTCCCAAGATAATTATCATCGGGCTGTCGTCAACTTTTTTGAACAATGTTCCAGCGACTTGATTACAACTGTTGCTTGTATAACAGAAGTAATGTATCTTTTAAGCCATAATTATCGAACACAAAATGAATTTTTAAGTGATTTATCCCACCAGCTTTATCAATGTATTCCCCTTTTACCACAGGATTTTGCCAGAATTATACAACTGAATGAACAATACGCTGACCTACCGGGAGATTTTGCAGATCTATCTTTAATAACTATTTCTGAAAGACTTAATATTTCTGCAATTATTACCTTAGATAGTGACTTTGATATTTATCGCCGTTATCGAAAAGAACCTTTTGAACGAATCTATTTATAA